In Sordaria macrospora chromosome 3, complete sequence, a single genomic region encodes these proteins:
- a CDS encoding 40S ribosomal protein eS17, with translation MGRVRTKTVKKSAKVIIERYYPKLTLDFETNKRICDEIAIIASKRLRNKIAGYTTHLMKRIQRGPVRGISFKLQEEERERKDQYVPEISALDFTQNSESGQLDVDTETKDLLKHLGFDSIPVNVIPVTQAQPVERGRRFGGDRPRRD, from the exons ATGGGTCGCGTTCGTACCAAGACTGTCAAGAAGTCCGCCAAGGTCATCATTGAGCGGTACTACCCCAAGTTGACTCTCGACTTCGAGACCAACAAGCGCATCTGCGATGAGATCGCCATCATTGCCTCCAAGCGCCTCCGCAACAAG ATTGCCGGCTACACCACTCACTTGATGAAGCGTATCCAGCGTGGCCCCGTCCGCGGTATCTCCTTCAAGctgcaggaggaggagcgtgaGCGCAAGGATCAGTACGTTCCCGAGATCTCCGCTCTCGACTTCACCCAGAACTCCGAGAGCGGTCAGCTCGACGTCGACACCGAGACCAAGGACCTCCTCAAGCACCTCGGC TTCGACTCCATCCCCGTCAACGTCATCCCCGTTACCCAGGCCCAGCCTGTCGAGCGCGGCCGCCGCTTCGGTGGTGACCGTCCCCGCCGCGACTAA